In the Actinomycetota bacterium genome, one interval contains:
- a CDS encoding cupin domain-containing protein has product MDVPALERCVGDVDAFFDKHWGLAPLLREPDGDASFDDLSSADDLDRMVSSLGLRASNLRMVKDGKTLPPAAYTTSARGQGSEDVVNAALVYQRYAEGGTIVLESLHRYWEPLTDFCRDLELALGHRLQVNAYITPRGSRGFDVHRDDHDVFVLQVSGSKHWIVYDRDDEDIVLIDQDIERGACLYIPTGFPHAATTARSSSSHLTVGILTHDGIDVVREIVKLAEQEPIFKERLRHGSAQDVPSLRETLEKQVDEMRAWLDKLDVDELTERVARRVMATSQGIVRGQLHQLDELDAIGPTTVVARRRGAVCVVFPGDGDVKVLLADRQLEMPPVARAAMEEVARRERFAVRDLQSFLDAEGAVILVKRLVREGLLEVVLDG; this is encoded by the coding sequence GTGGACGTGCCGGCGCTGGAGCGCTGCGTCGGCGATGTCGACGCGTTCTTCGATAAGCACTGGGGCCTGGCCCCGCTGCTGCGGGAGCCGGACGGCGACGCCTCTTTCGACGACCTCTCGTCCGCGGACGACCTGGACCGGATGGTGTCTTCGCTCGGGCTGCGAGCCTCGAATCTCCGGATGGTCAAGGACGGAAAGACACTGCCGCCGGCCGCTTACACCACGAGCGCGCGCGGGCAAGGCAGCGAGGACGTCGTTAACGCGGCGCTCGTCTATCAGCGCTACGCGGAGGGTGGGACGATCGTCCTCGAGTCGCTGCACCGATACTGGGAGCCGCTGACCGATTTCTGCCGCGACCTCGAGCTGGCACTCGGGCACCGTCTCCAGGTCAACGCGTACATCACCCCGCGCGGCTCGCGAGGCTTCGACGTCCACCGCGACGACCACGACGTCTTCGTGCTGCAGGTGTCGGGCTCTAAACACTGGATCGTCTACGACCGGGATGACGAAGACATCGTGCTGATCGACCAAGACATCGAACGCGGCGCCTGTCTCTACATCCCCACGGGGTTCCCGCATGCAGCCACCACAGCGAGGTCTTCGTCATCGCACCTCACGGTCGGGATCCTGACGCACGACGGCATCGACGTGGTGCGAGAGATCGTGAAGCTCGCCGAGCAGGAGCCCATATTCAAGGAACGGTTGCGGCACGGAAGTGCCCAAGATGTGCCTTCGCTGCGCGAGACGCTCGAGAAGCAGGTGGACGAGATGCGCGCCTGGTTGGACAAGCTCGACGTTGACGAGCTGACGGAACGCGTCGCTCGGCGCGTGATGGCGACGTCGCAAGGCATAGTGCGCGGGCAGCTGCACCAGCTGGACGAGCTAGATGCCATCGGACCGACCACCGTGGTCGCTCGCCGCCGCGGCGCTGTCTGCGTGGTGTTCCCGGGAGACGGAGACGTGAAGGTGCTCCTTGCCGACCGTCAGCTCGAGATGCCGCCGGTCGCACGCGCGGCGATGGAGGAGGTCGCTCGGCGAGAGCGTTTCGCCGTCCGCGATCTACAGTCCTTCCTCGACGCGGAGGGAGCGGTGATCCTGGTGAAGCGGCTGGTCCGGGAGGGCCTCCTAGAGGTAGTCCTTGACGGCTGA
- a CDS encoding nuclear transport factor 2 family protein: MHPNAELLTRFYSAFAEGDHETMARCYADDGTFSDPVFPQLDADGARTMWRMFCTSGNDLDVSFSDVHVDDASGSARWEAIYDFPKTGRRVHNKIESSFAFRDGLIVSHRDDFDFYRWSRMALGPIGVALGWTPVVKNQVRQQAAAQLRKFRAGESAGAA, from the coding sequence GTGCATCCGAACGCGGAACTCCTCACCCGGTTTTATTCGGCCTTCGCTGAGGGCGACCACGAGACGATGGCACGTTGCTACGCCGACGACGGCACCTTCAGCGATCCGGTCTTCCCGCAGCTCGACGCCGACGGCGCCCGCACTATGTGGCGGATGTTCTGCACCAGCGGCAACGACCTCGACGTCAGCTTCAGCGACGTGCACGTCGACGATGCCTCCGGCTCGGCTAGGTGGGAAGCGATCTACGACTTTCCGAAGACGGGGCGGCGCGTGCACAACAAGATCGAGTCCTCCTTCGCTTTCCGAGACGGCCTCATCGTCAGCCACCGCGACGACTTCGACTTCTACCGCTGGTCGCGCATGGCTCTTGGACCCATCGGCGTGGCACTCGGCTGGACCCCGGTCGTGAAGAACCAGGTGCGCCAACAAGCCGCTGCGCAGCTTCGGAAGTTCCGAGCCGGCGAGTCTGCGGGGGCCGCGTAG
- a CDS encoding ABC transporter permease → MNALKIVRRNWLVYWRSRRSSLLLSVLTPVMFLSAMGLGLGSLVQERQAFGGVDYTAFFATGIFAASCMQTGFFSATYPIMSKITWQRNYEAMVASPLSPRDIFLGELSWIGVVLTQLALPFLAVMAVFGLVGAGAVLALPVVILLGLACAAPTFAFTATQQTDDAYTWMFRFIVTPLFLLSGTFFPIDQLPSWGQALAHLTPLFHGVELVRQLALYDLEVSALWHLSYLLVMLGLGVAIGIRNLERRLLP, encoded by the coding sequence GTGAACGCGCTCAAGATCGTTCGTCGCAACTGGCTCGTGTACTGGCGGTCGCGGCGCAGCTCGCTGTTGCTATCGGTGCTCACGCCCGTGATGTTCCTGTCTGCGATGGGCCTCGGGCTCGGGTCCTTGGTGCAAGAGAGACAGGCGTTCGGAGGCGTTGATTACACAGCCTTCTTCGCAACCGGGATCTTCGCGGCGAGCTGCATGCAGACGGGGTTCTTCAGCGCGACGTATCCGATCATGAGCAAGATCACCTGGCAGAGGAACTACGAGGCCATGGTCGCATCACCTCTGTCACCGCGAGACATCTTCCTGGGCGAGCTCTCGTGGATCGGCGTCGTCTTGACGCAGCTCGCGCTCCCTTTCCTCGCCGTCATGGCGGTATTCGGTCTCGTCGGAGCGGGAGCCGTGTTGGCGCTGCCCGTCGTCATCCTGCTCGGTCTTGCCTGTGCGGCGCCGACCTTCGCATTCACCGCTACGCAGCAGACGGACGACGCCTACACGTGGATGTTCAGGTTCATAGTCACGCCTCTGTTCCTGTTGTCCGGGACGTTCTTCCCGATCGACCAGCTCCCGTCGTGGGGCCAGGCCCTCGCCCACCTGACGCCGCTCTTCCACGGGGTGGAGCTCGTGAGGCAGCTCGCGCTCTATGACCTGGAGGTCTCTGCGCTCTGGCACCTCTCGTACCTGCTGGTGATGCTCGGGCTCGGCGTCGCGATCGGGATCCGCAACCTCGAGAGAAGGCTGCTGCCCTGA
- a CDS encoding ABC transporter ATP-binding protein, whose amino-acid sequence MNPPTSGPLIVAGALRKTFGQLVAVDGVDFEVRRGEVFGFLGPNGAGKTSTMRMIGCTSPRTSGTLEVMGMDPATHAAQIKARLGVVPQADNLDIELTVRENLEMYASFFDVPRPTAAERIDELIEFVQLTDKATSRVDPLSGGMKRRLTIARALINRPDLILLDEPTTGLDPQARHLVWDRLYRLKQSGVTLVITTHYMDEAEQLCDRLVVMDKAKIVAGGSPRELIARYSTREVLELRLSDEARKRLAASLDGLAERAEWLPDRVLLYTAAGDAALTAIHERGIETDSALVRRATLEDVFLTITGRSLIE is encoded by the coding sequence ATGAACCCGCCCACGTCCGGCCCCTTGATCGTCGCTGGCGCCCTGCGCAAGACGTTCGGGCAGCTCGTGGCCGTAGACGGTGTCGATTTCGAGGTCCGCAGGGGAGAGGTTTTCGGCTTCCTCGGCCCGAACGGCGCCGGCAAGACCTCGACCATGCGCATGATCGGCTGCACCTCGCCGCGCACCTCCGGAACCCTCGAGGTGATGGGGATGGACCCCGCAACCCACGCGGCCCAGATAAAGGCGCGCCTCGGAGTCGTGCCCCAGGCGGACAACCTCGATATCGAGCTCACGGTGCGAGAGAACCTGGAGATGTACGCGAGCTTCTTCGACGTGCCGCGCCCTACTGCTGCGGAACGGATCGACGAGCTGATCGAGTTCGTGCAGCTGACCGACAAGGCGACCAGCAGGGTCGACCCGCTGTCGGGTGGGATGAAGCGCCGCCTCACGATCGCCAGAGCTCTGATCAACCGGCCCGACCTGATCCTGCTCGACGAGCCGACCACCGGGCTCGACCCGCAGGCGCGACACCTCGTGTGGGACCGGCTCTACAGGCTGAAGCAGAGTGGAGTCACGCTGGTCATCACGACGCACTACATGGACGAGGCTGAGCAGCTGTGCGACCGGCTCGTCGTGATGGACAAGGCGAAGATCGTCGCGGGGGGATCACCGCGTGAGCTGATCGCGCGCTACAGCACGCGGGAGGTGCTGGAGCTGCGGCTGAGCGATGAGGCGCGCAAGCGGCTCGCCGCTTCCCTGGATGGTCTCGCGGAGCGGGCGGAGTGGCTGCCCGACCGGGTCCTGCTCTACACGGCCGCGGGTGATGCAGCGCTCACCGCCATCCACGAGCGCGGGATCGAGACAGACAGTGCTTTGGTACGACGGGCAACGCTCGAAGACGTCTTCCTGACGATCACCGGGAGGTCCTTGATCGAGTGA
- a CDS encoding cyclic nucleotide-binding domain-containing protein: MAVSHSLVKALKRVPGFALLEEEDLLEILGASVNLVWSAGDCVFSKGTPGEALYIVLTGRVQIYDEVNDTDIEIAQIAPGDYFGEHSLLCETTHTKNVKALEDVELLVLAKESFNALLAWKPDLDAQIRETLEARLSQQREKYDITTAS, encoded by the coding sequence GTGGCGGTTAGTCACAGTCTCGTGAAGGCGCTGAAGCGGGTGCCCGGCTTCGCCCTGCTCGAGGAGGAGGACCTGCTCGAGATCCTCGGCGCTTCTGTGAACCTCGTGTGGTCGGCGGGAGACTGCGTGTTCAGCAAAGGCACGCCGGGCGAGGCCTTGTACATCGTGCTGACCGGCCGAGTCCAGATCTACGACGAGGTGAACGACACCGACATCGAGATTGCCCAGATCGCACCCGGCGATTACTTCGGCGAGCACTCGCTGTTGTGCGAAACGACTCACACGAAGAACGTCAAGGCACTGGAAGACGTCGAGCTGCTCGTGTTGGCGAAGGAGTCGTTCAACGCGCTGTTGGCATGGAAGCCTGACCTCGACGCGCAGATCCGCGAGACCCTCGAGGCTCGTCTGAGTCAGCAGCGGGAGAAGTACGACATCACGACCGCGAGCTGA
- a CDS encoding metallophosphoesterase — MSISNVPVRIAQISDIHCGESSFDPGALAVAIERINAMEPDVVVVAGDLTAAGYQWEYEEAASWLAKIEYPKVVVPGNHDSRNVGYIHFEHHFGERFSRWRLAFEPERAKRLGATGLTIVAVDSSEPDLNDGRVGREHYPWIKQQFSEPNDITVFVIHHHLVPIPGTGRERNIILDAGDVLAELTQLDIDVVLSGHKHVPYFWGVNGMLICNSSTATTKRVRGLTPPSWNELQIDASTIKCYTHYPDGRRELSLIFSLRTREMTREAFYLTERFLGSNRLLMDQRQVMG; from the coding sequence ATGTCGATCTCAAACGTGCCGGTCAGGATCGCCCAGATCTCGGACATCCACTGCGGCGAGAGCAGCTTCGATCCCGGCGCGCTGGCGGTCGCGATCGAGCGGATCAACGCGATGGAGCCCGACGTCGTGGTGGTCGCGGGTGACCTCACCGCCGCGGGCTACCAGTGGGAGTACGAAGAGGCCGCGAGCTGGCTGGCGAAGATCGAGTACCCCAAGGTCGTCGTGCCGGGCAACCACGACTCACGCAACGTCGGCTACATCCACTTCGAGCATCACTTCGGCGAGCGTTTCTCGCGCTGGCGTCTCGCGTTCGAGCCGGAGCGCGCGAAGAGGCTGGGCGCAACAGGGCTCACGATCGTCGCGGTGGACTCGTCCGAGCCGGACCTGAACGACGGCCGCGTCGGGCGCGAGCACTACCCGTGGATCAAACAGCAGTTCAGCGAGCCCAACGACATCACAGTATTCGTGATCCATCACCACCTCGTGCCGATCCCCGGGACCGGACGCGAGCGCAACATCATCCTGGATGCAGGAGATGTCTTGGCAGAGCTGACGCAGCTAGACATCGACGTGGTTCTGTCGGGTCACAAACACGTGCCGTATTTCTGGGGCGTCAACGGGATGTTGATCTGCAACTCGAGCACCGCCACCACGAAGCGCGTGCGCGGCCTGACACCTCCGTCGTGGAACGAGCTTCAGATCGACGCGTCGACGATCAAGTGCTACACGCACTACCCGGACGGACGCCGCGAGCTGTCGTTGATCTTCAGCCTCAGAACGCGCGAGATGACGCGCGAGGCGTTCTATCTGACAGAAAGGTTCCTCGGTTCGAACCGCTTGCTGATGGACCAGAGGCAAGTGATGGGCTAG
- a CDS encoding MFS transporter yields the protein MSSLIPQLSRKAWIVLGADAVSALGNGMIIPFLVIYLRDARGFPIEQAGLMLSTVAVAGLVVAPTTGWLIDKVGARKVLMLSLSLAAIAAGSLIYVDALWEGYAWALLFGVSISSMWPAAHAFMASVVDPSQRAAVYSVHFALLNAGIGLGAIIGGLLVDASRPQSFMTVFLIDALTFVIYVAVLRFAVEIDPRPARSDAEETGLQSWQRLFRDTSFMRVFALSVVLITVGYAQLQSSFPAFATKEGGLSTRGLGIVYAVNTIVIVGIQLVVLRGLSGRRRSGAMAAVGVLWAGAWVVTAVAGGIGGGLIAVLLFVAASGIFAMGETFMQAALPALVNDLAPDDLRGRYNAAYSLTWSIGNMLGPALGGFLLGAGRGAELFLLMAFVSGAAAIYSIRLARFLPAGTDVFAPATSPAAT from the coding sequence ATGAGCTCGCTCATCCCGCAGTTGTCCCGCAAGGCGTGGATCGTCCTCGGCGCCGACGCGGTCTCGGCCCTCGGGAACGGCATGATCATCCCGTTCCTCGTGATCTATCTCCGCGACGCCCGCGGCTTCCCGATCGAGCAGGCAGGCTTGATGCTGTCGACGGTCGCGGTCGCAGGTCTCGTCGTGGCGCCGACCACAGGGTGGTTGATCGACAAGGTTGGCGCGCGCAAGGTGTTGATGCTGTCGCTGTCACTCGCCGCGATCGCGGCCGGATCGCTCATCTACGTAGACGCGCTGTGGGAGGGCTACGCGTGGGCGCTGCTCTTCGGCGTTTCGATCAGTTCGATGTGGCCCGCTGCTCACGCGTTCATGGCGTCTGTGGTGGACCCGTCGCAGCGCGCGGCCGTCTACTCCGTCCACTTCGCGCTGCTCAACGCCGGGATCGGCTTGGGCGCCATCATCGGAGGCCTCCTCGTCGACGCGTCGCGGCCCCAGAGCTTCATGACGGTGTTTCTCATAGATGCGCTTACGTTCGTGATCTATGTCGCCGTCCTGCGATTCGCGGTCGAGATCGATCCGCGACCTGCTCGCTCGGATGCGGAAGAGACCGGCCTCCAGAGCTGGCAGCGCCTCTTCCGCGACACCTCCTTCATGCGCGTCTTCGCCTTGAGCGTGGTGCTGATCACGGTTGGCTACGCGCAGCTGCAGTCGAGCTTCCCCGCCTTCGCAACGAAGGAGGGGGGTCTCAGCACACGGGGCCTCGGCATCGTGTACGCGGTCAACACGATCGTCATCGTCGGGATTCAGCTCGTCGTCCTGAGGGGCCTTTCCGGCCGTCGTCGCTCCGGGGCCATGGCGGCGGTGGGAGTGTTGTGGGCCGGCGCCTGGGTAGTGACCGCGGTCGCCGGTGGCATCGGCGGAGGCCTCATAGCGGTTCTCCTCTTCGTCGCGGCGTCCGGGATCTTCGCCATGGGCGAGACCTTCATGCAAGCCGCGCTCCCGGCGCTGGTGAACGATCTCGCTCCCGATGATCTGCGCGGTCGCTACAACGCTGCCTACAGCCTCACCTGGTCCATCGGGAACATGTTGGGCCCCGCGCTGGGCGGGTTCCTGCTCGGGGCGGGGCGGGGCGCGGAACTGTTCCTGTTGATGGCGTTCGTGTCCGGGGCCGCCGCCATCTACTCGATCCGGCTGGCGAGGTTCCTTCCGGCCGGAACAGACGTCTTCGCTCCGGCGACCTCTCCGGCTGCCACTTAG
- a CDS encoding CAP domain-containing protein, with amino-acid sequence MAKRATWLATVLIVGSIATAQPAWAAPCYEQSQLEAQMAAATNQARRNAGLRALAVDPQLSQVAEVHSYWMERQNRLYHSNRLGWKVTNWVSLGENVGYGGSISTLQQMFMDSPGHRQNILDPNFTYIGVSVRPEAGRLWVTVVFESRSNPGTRLDMRSC; translated from the coding sequence ATGGCAAAGAGAGCCACGTGGCTCGCGACCGTTTTGATAGTGGGTTCAATCGCAACGGCACAGCCGGCTTGGGCCGCGCCGTGCTACGAACAGTCTCAGCTCGAAGCGCAAATGGCCGCCGCTACCAACCAGGCTCGGCGCAACGCGGGGCTTCGCGCTCTCGCCGTAGACCCACAGTTGTCACAGGTAGCGGAGGTGCATTCCTATTGGATGGAGCGCCAGAACCGGCTGTATCACTCGAACCGTCTCGGCTGGAAGGTGACCAATTGGGTCTCGCTCGGCGAGAACGTCGGCTACGGAGGATCGATCTCGACGCTCCAACAGATGTTCATGGATTCTCCCGGGCACCGTCAGAACATCCTCGACCCAAACTTCACCTACATCGGTGTGTCGGTGAGACCCGAGGCGGGCCGGCTGTGGGTGACGGTGGTCTTCGAGTCACGATCGAACCCCGGCACCCGCCTCGACATGCGGAGCTGCTGA
- a CDS encoding ABC transporter permease codes for MSVEAHVSPLPSLHRALKLVQRNVLAYKRYWIALVSGFFEPLFYLVAVGFGVGRYVESVPYAGGHLDYASFLAPGMLAASTLNGAIFDGFFGPFFKLNWMKTYDGIITTPISIADIALGEILWALIRGTIYGAGFLAVMAALGLIHSPWALLALPAVMLSGGALSAGAMVLTGMTKEISSIEKVMTLVVFPLFLFSGTFFPVSLYPAYLRPIVQATPLYHSASLLRALTTGEVGVVTLWHVAYLLALLLVAGAVATRLMRRRLVS; via the coding sequence ATGTCGGTCGAGGCTCATGTCTCGCCACTGCCGTCGCTACACCGGGCACTCAAACTGGTCCAGCGCAACGTCTTGGCCTACAAGCGCTACTGGATCGCGCTCGTCAGCGGGTTCTTCGAGCCGTTGTTCTATCTCGTGGCGGTCGGGTTCGGGGTCGGTCGCTACGTCGAGTCGGTTCCTTACGCGGGAGGGCACCTCGACTATGCCTCGTTCCTCGCGCCCGGGATGCTCGCCGCGTCGACGCTCAACGGAGCGATCTTTGACGGCTTCTTCGGGCCGTTCTTCAAGTTGAACTGGATGAAGACCTATGACGGGATCATCACGACGCCGATCTCTATCGCCGACATAGCGCTGGGAGAGATCCTGTGGGCGCTCATCAGGGGGACGATCTATGGAGCCGGGTTCCTCGCTGTGATGGCGGCGCTGGGCCTGATCCATTCTCCGTGGGCGCTGCTGGCGCTGCCGGCAGTGATGTTGTCCGGCGGCGCGTTATCGGCGGGCGCGATGGTGCTGACTGGCATGACGAAGGAGATCTCCTCGATCGAGAAGGTCATGACGCTCGTTGTCTTTCCTCTATTTCTGTTCTCCGGGACCTTCTTTCCGGTGTCTCTGTATCCCGCCTACCTGCGGCCGATCGTTCAAGCGACGCCGCTGTATCACTCGGCTTCGTTACTGCGCGCTCTGACGACGGGTGAGGTCGGCGTCGTCACGCTGTGGCACGTCGCCTACCTCCTTGCGCTGCTGCTCGTCGCGGGGGCGGTCGCGACCCGCCTGATGCGGAGGCGCCTGGTCTCCTAG
- a CDS encoding sucrase ferredoxin yields the protein MTADVFRCADAALARDEPLHGTASFVRRWLLVEQPGSWGPDALLQSGLPERRARELRRRAREAGVRVVLIRRGVRMSSQKRRCYFLRTEDCDLYLADLALDSFDDLLDVDLSPLRDGGAIAEATQRTDPLFLVCTHGRHDACCSIRGNQVSRVACADPDADAWECSHIGGDRFAANLVCFPHGIYYGRVGPGEVKSLMSDYARGTISLEHYRGRCCLPFPLQAAEYFLRRETGLVGIDDVSLMDPRSDGRVGATFALSTGAHAEVEVRVREDGPHQLTCRAMDAKPIPRYDLVSCTLRTP from the coding sequence TTGACGGCTGACGTTTTCCGTTGCGCCGACGCCGCGCTGGCCCGAGATGAACCGCTGCACGGAACCGCGTCCTTCGTCCGCCGCTGGCTGTTGGTGGAACAGCCCGGTTCGTGGGGGCCGGACGCGCTCCTGCAGAGCGGCCTTCCCGAGCGGCGAGCGCGCGAGCTACGACGTCGCGCGCGAGAGGCGGGCGTCCGCGTGGTCCTCATCCGGCGCGGAGTTCGGATGTCGTCGCAGAAGCGCCGCTGTTACTTCCTCCGTACCGAGGACTGTGACCTGTATCTCGCGGACCTGGCGTTGGACAGCTTCGACGATCTCCTCGACGTGGACCTGTCGCCGCTTCGTGACGGCGGAGCGATCGCCGAAGCCACACAGCGGACTGACCCGTTGTTCCTCGTGTGTACGCACGGCCGCCACGACGCCTGCTGTTCGATCCGCGGCAACCAGGTCTCACGGGTCGCGTGCGCGGATCCCGATGCAGATGCCTGGGAGTGCTCGCACATCGGAGGCGATCGTTTCGCCGCGAACCTCGTCTGCTTCCCCCACGGCATCTACTACGGCCGTGTCGGGCCGGGCGAGGTGAAGAGCTTGATGTCGGACTACGCGCGCGGAACCATCTCGCTGGAGCACTATCGCGGCCGCTGCTGTCTGCCCTTCCCGCTGCAGGCGGCCGAATACTTCCTGCGACGCGAGACCGGGCTCGTCGGCATCGACGACGTGTCGTTGATGGATCCCAGGTCCGACGGACGCGTGGGCGCGACGTTCGCGTTGTCCACAGGTGCCCACGCCGAGGTGGAGGTCCGGGTGCGAGAGGACGGACCCCATCAGCTCACCTGCCGGGCCATGGACGCGAAGCCGATCCCGCGCTACGACCTCGTCTCCTGCACCCTCCGGACGCCCTGA